From the Cystobacter ferrugineus genome, the window CGGCGGCGTGGGAGGAGCGCCGTCCGGGAATGGAGGCCCTGCTCTCGGAGTGGTGCGCGCGGTACCCCCAGGCGAAGGTGCGCGAGGTGGATTACTCGCCCGCCACCGCCTCCGCCATGGCCGAGCGCTTCTTCGGCGGAAGGCCCATCCCCCTGAAGGACTCGCGCGGCGGGCCTTACTACTCGTACTTCTACGGGCTGCACGCGGCGACGCACGACCACATCCTCCATCTCGACGCGGACATCCTCCTCGGAGGCGGCTCGCCCACGTGGGTGTTCGAGGCCGTACGGCTGCTGGCCTCGCGGCCGGAGCTCCTCTACTGCGCGCCCCACCCTGCCCCCCCCATGGCCGACGGGCGCCTGCGCATCCACCTGCGCGGTGGCATCGAGCCGGATCCCTCCGTGCCCGCCGGATTCCTCATGCGGCGCTTCAGCACCCGCGTCTTCCTGATGGACCGGCACAGGCTCCTCGAACGGCTCGCGCCCCTGAAGCGCAAGCTGGCGCCCCCCATCCACCTGCTGCGGGCGCTGCGCGCGGGCAATCCCCCGTACCGCGAGCCGGAGAACATCCTCACCCGGGCCATGGCGCGCGAGGGCCTGCGGCGGCTCGACTTCCTGGGCCAGTCGCCGGGGCTGTGGAGCCTGCACCCGAAGTGGCGCTCCAAGGAGTTCTACGACGCGCTCCCCGAGGTCATCCGCCGGGTGGAGTCGGGCGACATGCCCGAGGCCCAACGTGGCGATGACGACCTCAACGACAGCCTCGTGGATTGGACGAGTGCCCGGGCCGCACGGCGCCAGCGCAAGTCCTGACGCTCAGTGCGCGAACTCGCGCATCAGGCGCGCGGGCATCATGGAGTCGTGCTCGCCCTCGACGAGCAGCACGGGGACCCGGGGCACCGGCGCCTTCGTCGTGGCCCCGGAGTATAGGAAGGATGGGAGGCCTGTTGAAGGCGAGGAAGAGCGCGGAGGGGCCGAGGAGGGCCGCGACAGAGGCCTCAGAAGGTGTCCTCAGAAGGTGTCAGACGATTCGTAGGAGACGAGATGTCGGAACGAGTCCTTTGACACCTTCCCGCGGTCCCCACCACCACGTCAGGCGTTGATGGAGTTGCGCGATCGGTACCGTGCCTCGGTCGCGGTATTCCGAGAGGCAGCGGCTCGAATGAGGGGACGGCTCGGGGCTGGAATGAGAACAGGATACCGCTACCGCTCGCTATCGCCAGAGCCGCTCAGCGTGTCGATTCATCCACTCGCTCTTTCTGACTCCGGGCGTCCAGGACCACCTGTCCGTCCTTCATCACGAACCGCACTTGCTTCAGCGCCCCGATGTCCTTCAGCGGGTCGCCCTCCACCGCGAGCAGGTCCGCGAGCTTGTTCGGCTCGAGCGAGCCAATCTGGTCGTGCATGCGGAGCAACTCCGCCGCGTTCACTGTCGCCGCGCGCAGGACGTCCACGGGCTTGAGGCCGGCCTCGGCATAGGCGCTGAACGACTTCACGCTGGCCTGTCCTCGCGTCAGCCCTGGCATCGCTTCGTACATGTCCGAGCCTGCGGCAATCCGCACGCCCGCTGCCACCGCGCGGCGGAGCCGGTCATGGGCCTTGGTGATGGTCTTGATGCAGCGCTCCTTCATCTTGCGCTGGCGCTCCGCGTTGCTCGTTTTGGCATCGAAGGAGTCACACACGTCCAGCGGGCCGTCGGTAGGCACCAGGAAGATGCGCTTGCGGACCATGGGCGCCAGCACGTCATCTGGCAGGGAGTACCCGTGCTCGATGGAGTCCACGCCCGCCTGGACCGCGATGCGAATGCTCTCGTCGGTGGTGGTGTGCGCCGCCACCGGGCGCTTCTTGCGGTGGGCCTCCTCGGCGATGACCTTCAGCTCCTCCAGCGAGAGGAGGTTGTGCCCGTTGTCGACGATGACCTTGATGCAGTCCGCGCCGTCGGAGATGGCCTGCCGTACGGCGCGCCGGGCCTCCTCCACGCCGGAGATGGTGACGTACTCCTGCTCGATGAGGGCCTGAGCTGGCGGTTGGAGCGTGGGGAACTGCCCGCCATGTGGTGCGAGCGCGCGGGTGCAGGCGGAGATGCGCGGGCCCTGCACCCAGCCACGCTGGATGGCGTCGCGCAGCGCCACGTCCCCGTTGAGCCCGGAGTTGCCGAGGTCGCGAACCGTGGTGACACCAGCCTCGAGCATTTCGCGGCCCAGCTTCGCTCCCAGGAGCGCGCGCTCGGCGGTACTCCTCTGGGCGACGGTGGAGATCAGGCTGTCGCCGCCGCTCTCCGTGTCGACCTCCAGCAGCAGGTGCGAGTGCGCGTCGATCAGCCCAGGCAGCAGGGTGACGTCGCCCAGGTCGATGACCCGTGCTCCCGAGGGGATGGAGAGGCCGGTGCCCACGGCCTGGATGCTCGAGCCTTCGATGAGCATGACCGCATCCGCCAGAACCCTGTCACTCTTCCCATCGAAGAGCCGCGCGGCGCGCAGGGCGATGCGCGTGGGCTCCGGGGAGGCGGGAGCCTGGGCCCATGACGGCATGGGAAGGCTCCACAGCAGGACGGTACCCATGACAGTCGTGAAGAGTCGCCGGGATGGGGAGGGCAAGGAGTGGCTCCTGGGCGCGAGGTGCTGAGCCACCGCACGGTCGCCGTCCTGTCTCAGGAAGGCAAGATCGCGTCCGCGAACCTGGAGACGGACTCGCCCGAGGACGCGCTGCTGTCGTGGCGGGTGGCGGCCAGCCGGGGATGGTTGAGCCCGCGCTGGCGGGTGGACGTGCCCGACCCGTGGCAGACCCCGGCGCATCCAGGAACTGATGGAGGGGCACACTGAGGGCACAGGCGGAAACGAGGGCAAAGAAAAAGCCCAGCAACCCCTCGGGACTGCTGAACTGCCGAGTGTGGAGGCGGCGGGAATCGAACCCGCCGCTCGGGAGCTTCCGGCAAAAGGGTACGGCACTCCCATAGCGGGCCTGGTTCGCCCGCCCCCCTTCGCGCGCTCCGGCGCCTACAGCAGCTTGTCGATCGTGATGGGCAGTTCACGCACGCGCTTGCTCGTGGCGTGGAAGATGGCGTTGGGGGAGACCTGCTCCCGGGCGAGTGCCTGTCTGTCATTGGCCTGCTCGCCGGGGGCTGCTTCCCCGGGTCCGGCGTGCCGCTTTTCCGGACCCGAGGCTCGTCGCTGGAGCGAGGTGAGGGTCTCCTCGGAGATCCGGCCGCGCTCCCGGAGGAGTTCCAAGGGGCCACGCCCCAGGCGGCGGGCCTCTTCTCGTATGGAGTCCTCCTCTTGCCGTGTGAGAATGCCCTCCTCGAGGGCAATCCAGATCTCCGTCTCGTGGTCAGCGTGCATGGATTGGCTCTCCTGGGGACGCGCCCGCGCGCAGGTGCTCGGCCACCGGCCCGCGAATTATAGCTGGGGGAGGGGCCCTCCTGCGAGCGACGGGCTGGTGCCGAGAGGCAGAGGCACGCCGTTCCGGCCCTCTCCTGGCACCCGCGCCAAGCAAGGTGTGGAGGCCCGGCCCGTCAGGCTTGATCCCGCGTTGGAGCGCTCCCTCATGCCGCGATGGGCTTCCAGACGCGCTCGTAGGTACCCGTCCGAAGTTCGACGTGGAGGTAGCGGCTTATGGTGCCCACCTTCCAGTCGCGAATCCTTCTACTCCAACTCCTTCCATATGTGCTCCAATGAATCATTAGGCCGACCCATGAAGGCATCAAGCAGACGTTCCTCGACACCGTGGGACTCCCAAACAGCCGCTGGCTCAAGCCCAATACATTCTTGAGGGGACGCCTCTCTCGAGTTGCCGAGGCTGTCGAAAACCCAGCAGCGGCGGAGCGGGCCCACTTCCATTCTGAATTGGACAATGGGTTGAGTCAGACGTTCCTCAATCTCTCTCCACCCAATAGGCTCCCACGATTTCGGGTATGGATGCTTGACGGCAATCCTGAAAAGAATGGGCTTTGATGCGATCTTGTCCAAGTCCGAGTCTGGGCTGGTGGTCCTGTAGTTATAGAAGGCGTCAAATGGTAGTTCGAGAGCCCTGCCATAGCCAAAGGAGCCGTCTGCCAGGGGGATTCTCAAGAATGAACCTGGTTTATGTGCTGGCCGTAGGCGCATGTCCTAATATCCTGTGTAATGGTGAATCTCGCCCCAGCGAGCTGTAGCAGCGTCGTGAAACCGCCTGCCTCGTGGGTTGTCTTTTGCCACGGCACGCACGATATTCTCGGTTCGATAAGGTGTGCCTGTGTCGGACTGGGCGCTCCCATGGAAATCTATCAACTGTTGCTCTCTTCCGCGAATCCTCCAATATGCTGGGTCATCATATCGCAAATTGTAGTCGACGGCGTTTCCGATGTCGAAGACATCGAGTAGTGCTTTGGCGAATGAAATATCCTTCGGGTCTTCGTTCTCGTCAATATGATGACTCATGTCTCGGAATTGAATGGCCAGCTGTGCCTGGAGTTCAAGGGGCAGGCCGGGATCAACGATCATGCTGGTTCGCCCCGAGTAGTAGAGCTTGGTTTTTTTGTTGAGCTTTCTGTAGGTCACATAGAGACGGCCACGTTTGTTTTTGCTTTCCCTGTCGGATTCCGCATCTGGCCGTCCACTGGGAGAAGCGCGAGGAGAGGACACCGAGCCAGGTTGGGCCATGGGCGCGCTTGTCGTGACTGCCACTGTGCCTCAGGCGCCTGGTGAACGAGGATTTCTATCTCGATGGTGCGCGAATTCGCAGAGCCCTTTGGAGGATACCGACCCCGAACCCATCCAGAGACATCGCCGAAGTGTGTGTCGTAGAACTTGTCCGCGATGTCGATGGGGGTTTGCTCCCCGGCCACAACCGCTTTGACGGTGAAGCAAAGCAGCAGAACGCTGCCTACAGCCGCAACCACCGCGCCACCCGTGACCAGGGCTTCTCCTACCGCAGCACCGCCAGTGCCTGTTCCTGCCGCAGTCGTGCCGCCTTGCGGCACCGGGCGGAGAATGCCGCGGGGCACCCCATCCCCTGCTCCTCCGCCAGGAAGCCCTCGCATCGGTAGTGGGGAAGGGGTATGTGGAACCGTCGGCGAGCCCGCCCCCGACGCAGGCGTGGCGGCAGATGCTCCACCTTGTTCTGCCTGCTCAAAGTCGTTGCTCGGGACGTAGACGCAGTACCTTGTCTGTCCTGAGGTAGGGAGAGCGCTCCGGGGGGCGCTGCTACACCCCACAAGCAACATGCATGTCAGCAGAGCCACCCCTCTTGGCACCTGGCGCCTCCTGGCATGGGCTCCGCTCGCAAGGCGCCCCATACGGGATTACAGGAAGGCCGAACGGCCGTGTCAACCATGGGACAGCGAACGCGAGGGGCAGTGGTGAGCCTGCCCCCCCCCCGTTCCCCGGCGCCTACAACAGCTTGTCGAGCGTGATGGGCAGCTCCCGCACGCGCTTGCCCGTGGCGTGGAAGATGGCGTTGGCGATGGCCGCCGCCACTCCGACGATGCCAATCTCCCCCAGGCCCTTGGCGCCCAGCGGGTTGACGATCGTATCCTCCTCGTCGACGAAGATGACGTCGATGTCGTGCACGTCGGCGTTCACGGGGACGTGGTACTCGGCGAGATCGTGGTTCATGAAGCGGCCGAGCTTCTGGTCCAGCAACGTCTCCTCCTCCAGCGCCATGCCGATTCCCCAGACGATGCCGCCGATGATCTGACTGCGCGCCGTCTTGGGGTTGAGCACGCGCCCGCCGGCGATCGCGCTCACCACGCGGGTGACCTTCACCACGCCCAGGTCCTCGTCCACCTTCACCTCGGCGAACACGGCGGAGTGTGCGGCGCGTGTGTATTGCAGTTGCTTGGGATTGGGCAGCCCCATCGCCTGCTCCTCCACGTGGAGCACGCCCGCGTGGCGCATGGCCTCGGTGAGGGACACCGCGCGCGACGGATCCGACTTGAGCCGGATGTGGCCTCCGCTGAACGTCACCTCGTCCAGCTCCGCCTTGGCCAGCGGCGAGTGGTGCACCTTGCGCGCGAACGCGAACACCTGCTCGCGCACCTTCTCGCAGACCTCCTTCACCGCCGTGCCCACCGAGGACACCGTCCACGAGCCACCCTCGATGGGGGACTTGGGCAGCGAGGAGTCACCCAGCTTGAAGGTCACCGCGTCCAGGGGCAGGCCGAGCGTCTCCGCGGCGATCTGCGTCATGACGGTATAGGTGCCGGTGCCGATGTCCGCGGTGGCGCTGCTGACGGTGAGCGTGCCATCGATGCTCAGCACCGCCTTGGCGGCGGCCTGCTGCTGCATCGCTTCCCAGATGCCCGTGGCCACGCCCCAGCCGATGAGCTGCTTGCCCTCGCGCATCGAGCGCGGCGCGGCGCTCCTCCTGGCCCAGCCGAAGCGCTCGGCGCCCTGATAGTAGCACGCCTTGAGCTCCTTGCTGGAGAAGGGCTTGTCCTGGTTCTGGTCGCGCTCCGCGTAGTTCTTGAACCGCAGCTCGAGTGGATCCACGCCGGCCTTGTACGCGAGCTCGTCCATCGCGCACTCCAGCGCGTAGACGCCGAGCACCGCGCCGGGGGCGCGCATGTCGATGGGCGTGTACTGGTCCAGCGGCGCTACCTTGTAGTCGAGCCGCACGTTCTCGCACTGGTAGAGCAGGCCGGACCAGTTGACGACGACCTCGCAGTAGTCCTCGAAGCGCGACGTCTCGCTGAGCGCCTCGTGGATGACGGACAGGAGCGTGCCGTCCGGGGCCGCGCCGAGCGCCACGTGCTGACGTGTCTCGGGGCGGTGGCCGAAGGTGAACATCTGCTGGCGCGTGAGCGTCACGCGCACCGAGCGCTTGAGCTCGCGCGCCGCCATGACGGCGAGGAACAACTGGTATTGCGGCCGCAGCCCCGAGCCGAACGCGCCGCCGACGAAGGGCGAGCGCACGCGCACCTGATCCTTGTCGAGCTTGAAGACGCGCGAGACGTAGTCGTAGCTGTTCTGCACGCCCTGGATCTTGTCGTAGATGGTGAGCGTGCCGTCGTCCTCGTGGATGACGGTGGAGGCGTGGGTCTCCATGGGGTTGTGGTGCTCGACGGGCGTGGAGTACTCGGCGTCCACCTGGATGGGGGCGCTCTTGAAGGCCTTGTCCGGATGACCGCGGGGCTTGGGCGGAGGCTCGTAGCCGCCCTTGCCAGGAGCGGGCGAGTGGGCCTTGTGGCGCTGCGCGGCCAGGTCCGTCTCGTGCTCCTTGGTCTTGTACTCCACGCGGATGAGGGAGGCGGCATGGCGGGCGAGCTCGAAGGTCTCGGCGACGACGAGCGCGATGGGCTGGCCGCTGTAGACGATGTCCGCGCCATCCAGCGGCCGGAAGGGAGAGCCGGCGGGAGCGTCCTCGTCCTTGTAGTTGCGGTCGAACCAGGCGGTGCTCGGCCGGTTCTCGTGCGTGAAGAC encodes:
- a CDS encoding Imm26 family immunity protein, with translation MRLRPAHKPGSFLRIPLADGSFGYGRALELPFDAFYNYRTTSPDSDLDKIASKPILFRIAVKHPYPKSWEPIGWREIEERLTQPIVQFRMEVGPLRRCWVFDSLGNSREASPQECIGLEPAAVWESHGVEERLLDAFMGRPNDSLEHIWKELE
- a CDS encoding amidohydrolase family protein, with translation MPSWAQAPASPEPTRIALRAARLFDGKSDRVLADAVMLIEGSSIQAVGTGLSIPSGARVIDLGDVTLLPGLIDAHSHLLLEVDTESGGDSLISTVAQRSTAERALLGAKLGREMLEAGVTTVRDLGNSGLNGDVALRDAIQRGWVQGPRISACTRALAPHGGQFPTLQPPAQALIEQEYVTISGVEEARRAVRQAISDGADCIKVIVDNGHNLLSLEELKVIAEEAHRKKRPVAAHTTTDESIRIAVQAGVDSIEHGYSLPDDVLAPMVRKRIFLVPTDGPLDVCDSFDAKTSNAERQRKMKERCIKTITKAHDRLRRAVAAGVRIAAGSDMYEAMPGLTRGQASVKSFSAYAEAGLKPVDVLRAATVNAAELLRMHDQIGSLEPNKLADLLAVEGDPLKDIGALKQVRFVMKDGQVVLDARSQKERVDESTR
- a CDS encoding xanthine dehydrogenase family protein molybdopterin-binding subunit, producing MTTPSSLLGQPISRVDGPLKVTGRAKYAGEFNVPGLTYGHVLSSTIARGRIQKIDASAALALPGVLHVFTHENRPSTAWFDRNYKDEDAPAGSPFRPLDGADIVYSGQPIALVVAETFELARHAASLIRVEYKTKEHETDLAAQRHKAHSPAPGKGGYEPPPKPRGHPDKAFKSAPIQVDAEYSTPVEHHNPMETHASTVIHEDDGTLTIYDKIQGVQNSYDYVSRVFKLDKDQVRVRSPFVGGAFGSGLRPQYQLFLAVMAARELKRSVRVTLTRQQMFTFGHRPETRQHVALGAAPDGTLLSVIHEALSETSRFEDYCEVVVNWSGLLYQCENVRLDYKVAPLDQYTPIDMRAPGAVLGVYALECAMDELAYKAGVDPLELRFKNYAERDQNQDKPFSSKELKACYYQGAERFGWARRSAAPRSMREGKQLIGWGVATGIWEAMQQQAAAKAVLSIDGTLTVSSATADIGTGTYTVMTQIAAETLGLPLDAVTFKLGDSSLPKSPIEGGSWTVSSVGTAVKEVCEKVREQVFAFARKVHHSPLAKAELDEVTFSGGHIRLKSDPSRAVSLTEAMRHAGVLHVEEQAMGLPNPKQLQYTRAAHSAVFAEVKVDEDLGVVKVTRVVSAIAGGRVLNPKTARSQIIGGIVWGIGMALEEETLLDQKLGRFMNHDLAEYHVPVNADVHDIDVIFVDEEDTIVNPLGAKGLGEIGIVGVAAAIANAIFHATGKRVRELPITLDKLL
- a CDS encoding glycosyltransferase family 2 protein produces the protein MDEVLLVLDLHRSEGHRFAAAWEERRPGMEALLSEWCARYPQAKVREVDYSPATASAMAERFFGGRPIPLKDSRGGPYYSYFYGLHAATHDHILHLDADILLGGGSPTWVFEAVRLLASRPELLYCAPHPAPPMADGRLRIHLRGGIEPDPSVPAGFLMRRFSTRVFLMDRHRLLERLAPLKRKLAPPIHLLRALRAGNPPYREPENILTRAMAREGLRRLDFLGQSPGLWSLHPKWRSKEFYDALPEVIRRVESGDMPEAQRGDDDLNDSLVDWTSARAARRQRKS